The Lolium perenne isolate Kyuss_39 chromosome 6, Kyuss_2.0, whole genome shotgun sequence genome segment ctcgatctttcacaaaTGTTCGTTGTTATACTATGCGGTTAACAATTCATCAATCACCAAGATAACTGAATTACTAGCCATAACCGAGCAGTTGGCAGATCAGCAGTAATGACTTTGATAAATCTTTTTGCATCCATACATTTTGCAATTTCAGTAGAGGTAACTTAATGAGACACAAACACATGAAATAAATTCAAACTAGAAATCGGGCAGCCATATCAATTTGGTGTATGGTCAAAAGACAAGACAAAtttcaagtatcaatctcttccaGTTCTAGAGAAGGATCCAGCAAATACTACACAATATATGGGAAAACCCCTGTCTACAACATGAGTTGAAAAATGTACCATCGCAACATCGAGAACATGAATCATCTGAAAAAAAGCATCAATCCAGCTCACGTCTACAACATGAGCAGTCAAATggatcatcgatgaaatcatggaTATGCTTGTTGTAACCGAAATTTTTACACTCGCTCATGAACTCAAATTCAAGGTCTCTAGAAGCTCTATCTTCCACTTGCAGTAGTATGTGTTGATCAGCCACCCATTCTGTATGGTGGCTCTTAGGGCCTGCAATTTTGATCTCCTTTAGCACTTTTGcattcaaaatgaaatatttggcAAAATCAACATCTTGGTCATTGCCTTCATAATTCTCAAATACAACTCTTTTTAGATGGGTCTCGAGGCTTTCTATTGGACCTAGTGTGTCACACTGAAGCATGTTTTCCATATCCATCGTTGAGTGTTGGCATAACTGGGAAAGAAGAGGTGTATGTTATAGATGTTCTAACTAGACTATATCATTTTCAATCAAATATAGATTTGGACTTACCAAAAACATCATTTTGGCATTAGAAAAGATAAATACTCACATTGACATAGAGCCTTTCCAAGCAGGGGAAGCACCAAAGGACGTCTAGAAGTGCATCCAACTGAGGTTCAAATGAGTTAAGAGCCAAAACTTTCACAGTGCATATCGGGTTTGTCATGCTGATTGGGGTCATTTcctagagaaaataaatgaaaataaaataaaataatagcAGTGCATGCAGGTACGGAGAATGCAAGATTCAAAAAGGGCTACCTGGAAGAATAGAGTGGAAATCTCTAGATTGGAGAGAAAGGGTGACAGAAGTCCCAGTATCTTCAGTTTTGGAGCACATATTACCCTAATAGACTCATAACTCATGTCTGGAGGATAAAATGACATAAGCCTTTCAAGGCAGGGGGCATCGTGGATGATCAGTTCTTGTGTGGAAGTCCTACGAGCACGGAAGCCAATACTCCTAAGAGTTAGCGAGCTAATGTGGAGGCGACCAGAAGTAAAAATGTCAAACAACAAAAGGCTTTCTAAGACACGACATCCGGACAAAACACTGTTAAATACATCCTTTGAGATTGAAACATATTCTAGGGTGAGCTGCTTGAGGAGGGGGAAAATCACTGATGTTGTGATATGACTGGGAAAATTGCACCCGCCGATTCTGACCACGACGAGGGTGGGTGCAAATCGTAGCACAGATGCCGGCAAGGGGAAACTCATATCAGGAGGATTCCACCAACGACGCGCGTATTCGATATCGAGCTCTTGGAGTTTATCAAGTGCTCGAGATTGGAACCAGTTATCAATCTCATCGAGCTGGCTATCTACGCTATTGTAATTCACGTATATGCAAGGGAAGTAGAAGCGACGGCAGGGACCTGGGTGGTTAGAGAGGATCTTGGAGACGATGGGGACACGCTTGCGAACATATCCACACAGGGTACCATCAGCCTCGAGGTTGAGAGGCGCGgagtgccagaggtggcgccaccggcTAGAGAGGGCTTGTGTGCGGGCGCCATACTTGGTGGGGaggagggag includes the following:
- the LOC127310807 gene encoding F-box protein At5g03100-like, coding for MEKAAAARKRRSKETAGNRKRKGARGGNNDGVGEAEDHISNLPDVILYIIISLLPTKYGARTQALSSRWRHLWHSAPLNLEADGTLCGYVRKRVPIVSKILSNHPGPCRRFYFPCIYVNYNSVDSQLDEIDNWFQSRALDKLQELDIEYARRWWNPPDMSFPLPASVLRFAPTLVVVRIGGCNFPSHITTSVIFPLLKQLTLEYVSISKDEMTPISMTNPICTVKVLALNSFEPQLDALLDVLWCFPCLERLYVNLCQHSTMDMENMLQCDTLGPIESLETHLKRVVFENYEGNDQDVDFAKYFILNAKVLKEIKIAGPKSHHTEWVADQHILLQVEDRASRDLEFEFMSECKNFGYNKHIHDFIDDPFDCSCCRRELD